A genome region from Triticum aestivum cultivar Chinese Spring chromosome 2B, IWGSC CS RefSeq v2.1, whole genome shotgun sequence includes the following:
- the LOC123040975 gene encoding glucan endo-1,3-beta-glucosidase GII-like, which translates to MALPRAASVLAAALAFASILITGRVQSVGVCYGMNGDRLPSPAEVVQLYKSNSITAIRLYKPDVQMLRALNGSNIGVLIDVADETVARLATSVPGAQLWVRFYIQHYPGISFRYISVGNELTGAATQNIVPAIKNLNAALDAAGIKGIKVSTAVRLDVLASSSPPSSGVFKDGYMNQVVALLGTTGAPLLVNVYPYFAYIGDQKDIDLNFALFQPSSTVVRDGGLSYTNLFDAMVDAVHAALRNANVQVPVVISESGWPSAGGVGASVANAQTYNQNLINHVGKGTPSRPQPLETYVFAMFNENRKTGAETEKHFGLFNPDKSPVYPIRF; encoded by the exons ATGGCACTGCCGCGTGCCGCCTCCGTGCTCGCCGCCGCGCTGGCGTTTGCATCCATACTTATTACTG GCCGGGTGCAGTCCGTGGGCGTGTGCTACGGGATGAACGGCGATCGCCTCCCGTCGCCGGCCGAGGTCGTGCAGCTCTACAAATCCAACAGCATCACCGCCATCCGCCTCTACAAGCCGGACGTCCAGATGCTCCGGGCCCTCAATGGGAGCAACATCGGCGTCCTCATCGACGTGGCCGACGAGACCGTGGCCCGCCTCGCCACCAGCGTCCCCGGCGCACAGCTCTGGGTCCGGTTCTACATCCAGCACTACCCGGGCATCTCCTTCCGGTACATCTCCGTCGGCAACGAGCTCACCGGCGCCGCCACGCAGAACATCGTCCCGGCCATCAAGAACCTCAACGCCGCGCTCGACGCCGCCGGCATCAAGGGCATCAAGGTGTCCACGGCGGTCAGGCTGGACGtgctcgcctcctcctcgccgccctcctccGGCGTCTTCAAGGACGGCTACATGAACCAGGTCGTGGCGCTCCTCGGCACCACCGGCGCGCCGCTGCTGGTCAACGTGTACCCCTACTTCGCCTACATCGGCGACCAGAAGGACATCGACCTCAACTTCGCGCTCTTCCAGCCGAGCTCCACGGTCGTCAGGGACGGCGGACTCAGCTACACCAACCTCTTCGACGCCATGGTCGACGCCGTGCACGCGGCGCTGAGGAATGCCAACGTGCAGGTGCCCGTCGTGATTTCCGAGAGCGGCTGGCCGTCCGCTGGAGGCGTCGGCGCCAGCGTGGCCAACGCGCAGACGTACAACCAGAACCTCATCAATCACGTCGGCAAGGGCACGCCATCTAGGCCCCAGCCGCTGGAGACCTACGTATTCGCCATGTTCAATGAGAACCGCAAGACGGGGGCTGAAACGGAGAAGCACTTTGGGTTGTTCAATCCGGACAAGTCGCCAGTGTACCCTATTAGATTCTGA